AACCTGACAGACAATGTCCTTGTATTTCCTTGTGCACAGCTTCACATCGTCCAATACGGAGAAAGTCTATCCcctgaaatatgaataaaaaactGTTTGGTAAGGAGGGAGTAACTAATAGAAGAATGACGAAGAGCCAAGCCACttcaaaacaagtaaaacttggttCTGCTAGCATAATAATTCGTACCCTATACAAAATGTAGTGAGAAGAGAGATAACctgaattttcaatttgatAAGCAAATTGTCGACTGCTGAGTTAGTGTAAGATGTAAGCAGCACAGACGCTCCTCGCATCAATAAAGCCTTGATAGCATACACTAAAGTAGATGTTTTACCAGTCCCAGGCATTCCCAAAATAAGAGCATAATCTTTCGCTGTGAGAATCTGCATAAGGAACTGGGTTAGCAACATATACCAGAAAATACCAACCAAAGGCACTTCAGATGGATTAGTATGTCGACAGAGAAAAGGCACTCCAAAAATGAAATCCACCTTGATGATTGCTCTGCGCTGGTCAGCATTTAAATTCTTCTCAGACCAAATATAGGATATAGCAGGATCTTGGCTAAGGATAGACCCGCCGTCAAATCTAGGAGCCTGTAGAACAGCTTTGGTGAGCAACACATTGAAATTTAGCCCATCAACTAAGAGCAATTAAAGAAAGAAGGACTTACTTCAGCGTCCACAATTAGCTTCCTCAAACGATCACTTTGTGCACTTTGTAGAAAGAGTTGTACCAGATTGAACCTGGGAAATTAAAGCGTTAAGAAAAATACACATTATTAACAAGTTCTTGCACACAAATGAAAGTGTAAATTCAAGAGACTAACCTCATGGTAGCAAAGGCTGTAGCAAGTTCGTCCTTCTCTATCCGCCAGATCTCCTGAAAAAGATCTTGCGACATTGAAGACTGAGTGCTCCTTGGAAGCCGTAAACGTTTCGAAAATGAAACCTACAGCCAAAAACTTTCAATTTAAGCCTCACACTGCAACAATGTgaaaaatgaagagaaaaacaGCGAAGTCTATCCTTACTGCAACATGAGAACGACTGATGTGGGTAATAACACCACTTGCAACGGCAAGATTGTTGGATTCAGTGCTCAATATCTGTTTAGAGAGATAAATTATGTATTATACAAGTAATATTTAAAGCAACAGCGGGAGATTAAAACGTGACAGCTGGTATGGAATCATAACACATCAGAAGCACAGCATAGTCACTTGCGAGAGAAGATTTATTACTGAAAAAGACCAGAAGAAATAAGTTCACGGTTCACCAGAAAAGAGAAAGACAAAAATACACACAGGAACATGCCTTCTGTGTCCTTCAAATTTCCCCTTTGTTCTAAGATAgttaataaatgataaatgacaCTAGATCAAAAGGCAGATAACCAGTGATCTCAGAAACTACTTGTAATTGGAATATGTAGACCACAGAAGACAAGTGATGATATCAGAAAGCTTAGAACTTCACATGTTTGTCATTAAGAAGAAAAATTATACCAGCTTAAATGTAGGGTGAaagaaaaaaatcacaaaatggTCATGTATGAGATATTACTATAATTGAATTTAAAGTACAATTTTACAAGCCATGCAACATGATAGTTCCTCATTTGCTATTCCAAGActgattttatattatttctGGTGTGTGAATTACTCTTCTGTCCCAAAAAGCTCAATACACTTTGGATGGggcaataaaaaaatgaaaacatcaTGTATTGTGTAGTTTGTATTTTTTCACATTCTTCAGGACAGCttctattagaattttaataatCTCATCAAAAAGTACAAGACACAATGAGAAATACCACGCGGTCACCACTTCGAAGGCTGGAATGCAAGTCATTTGCTGCAGACTCTGAATCAGGATTATGCACTTTCTGATTAGGAAAGGGACTATCCTTGTGCACAAAGCGATATACAAAGCGTTCATCTTTGGCATATGTTCTTATATGAAGCTCTTCAGAGGCATCAAGAACAAGCGAAGTGAGGCAGCTAGAGATGCTTTCATTCTTTGAATTGTAAGATTTCTTTCTCACGTGTTTGGGAAGCTGGAAAAGTACAATAATCACATAATCAAATCTTCATTTAGATACTATAAACAGACTTGTTGATCTAGTAAAACTTCATATAAGTAACACAAACCTGCAACTCTTTAGCTTCGAGGTCAATCAATCGCTCCCATTGTTTGAAGAAAACTTTATGAGCTGCTGTTAAATGATCAGTTAACGACTCAAAAAGGTCTCCCAACCCACTATTTTCAGCACTTCCACCATGCACCTATGACATCCAGAAACAGGTAACCTGAGCATGTAATTTCTTTATATTCCAGAAAAGATGAATTTCTCAGTaaagccaaaaaaaccaagCATTAACCTTCCAAGCTTGTAAATTTGTCCTAAACCAAAGAAATAACATCTATAGCCAATCAAACAATATGAAAACCAATGGAGCACATAATTATTATCGTCAACCTATGATgagaaaaatcaaattattatcaTTGAGAACCAATGGAGCACATACATCATTAAACACTACAGTGAAATTGTACTACACTGATAATTAATAAGCAACACCAAAGAATGTACTTCCATAGTATGAATAGACAACCTTAAGAGAGCAAATAGACCTCATTTACAGTCGTACTATAAAGAGGAAAACACGTCTATAGTTGAGTGCTGCTGAGACAAGTGGTGAAGAAATTGGAAATATACCTTATGATGAATGGCACAAGCATTGAGATGGCGACAACCTTTGCACATATTTGAACTCTACAAGATTAAAATTCAGAGTAAGGAATCACAAAGATTGAGGAAAGTGAAATAAACCGACATGGGTTATTTCAAAGAAATACCTGAAGCATTGGTGGCAATTGTTGGACCGATAAAGCTTTAATGATGCTATGTGCAAGTTCATTGCGACGCATAATCAGTCCAATCAAGTCTGATCTCTGGACACTTGTTCCCTTTGCAAATTTGACATATTTTCTCAATAAAATGTaatatgaaacaaaaataaaatgacaGAAATCATTTAAGATTACCAATGTCTGATCAGTTGACAGGTAATATAGAAGGCCAGAATCAATCTTCAGCATATATCTAAACAGCAAAGGATATACAACAAAATTTAGTTTCAGGAACCAAAATGTTTTACATATTAGACAAATACTGTGCATACCTCTCAGACAAGAGAAGGGTATAAAGAATCAATTGAGCAGAGTGTTCTGTAAAGGACTGCACTAGTGAACATTCAGTCAAAAAAGAGAGATGAGCCTGATAATATATTCTGACTGAAGCCAACTTTGAATTTTTGAAGCATAAACTTCATGAGAAGGGAACTTGCCTGACCACTAGTTGCTTTACCAGTTTTAAACTCCAAGGGCATAATTACTTCATTAGCTTCTTTGTGATTTGAATGCATTTTTACACGGAGGGAAGCATCAATTATCCCTTTCAACCCGTACTTAGGCGCCCATGCCATCTCCTCTATATCAACTACCTGCTGACACAAATCAAATGAGTATTTTGAAGTCGGGatcagaagaaaaaaaaaaaaaaaaagcaaatgctAGGTGCAATATCCACCGGCATATACAAGATCGAAAAGGGAATAACTAAATTGACAGAGAAACTAATTAACCGCAGTCATGCATGTTTCTATGTTTGTTTTGGTAGTTGTATAAAATAGGCCTAGCAAAACTGGCACAACATCTGACAGGCTGATAGCAGCTCACAAATAACATTCAGATACTGTAGTTACATATGGAATACAGAGAAGATGAAAACAAAAAGTGGAAATTTGATGACATAAATAACAGTGGAGTTTAGCCTTACCTCACATATGGTCACTCTTACAAGTCCACCATTGGGTCCAAAATCAACAGTAGGTGCGTCGGAATTCTGCAACAAGTTCAAAGCTTTATCAGGGATTCCCTGCCTAATATCAAATAACAGTATGTCAAAAAAAACATGATCCAAAAAAGGTTTGTACAGAACAGTAAAATGACGAAGACTCTACGCACACTAATTCCTTGATAACCTCATATGTTTACAGATTACACTACGTAATTAATAACGTCACATATCACCAAAAAAATCAGACGCCAGCTAGCAAAATATCAGCAGCCTCTCTAAACTGATTAAAAATACTAATTGCATTACAGGAAAGAAATTAAAGGTTAATCATCAATGAGATTAACGATTACTGAACCTGTGAATCTCTGAAGTGTAATATCCAATTGCAAAGCCTAGGAATTGCATTATTCAAGGTTTCACGCATATCAAACTCCTGTACTGCAAGTCAACACAGTTTAATGTATCATCGATCACCCACAAAAGTCATCACATTGTCAATTCTTCAGATTTAGATGGCAACTTAGAAAAGGAATTTAGACTTGACTGTTTAAAAGTTCACACCTCCGCATGCATACAAAGTTTCGATGTTTTTCTGGACAGTAAGCTTTGAAAATTCTTCAAGCAACTCTATTGTGGGATTCTCCATCAGCAGCCCAGCCTACAAATAGAAAGTTTCTAAATCATCACAACTGCAGCACTTAACCAACCTACTGTTTAATTGATTAGCATTAAGGGCCTTAACACAGAACAAAGCATAACCTGAAAGATCTGGTGCAACAAGGTTCCAGTCAATGCTGCAGTTGCGTATTCACCACATTTCAGCCTTTCATCCAAAACTGCTCGTCTAGGACAACTGAAACTACCCGCAAtctaaagaaatgtcagttACTTTGAcaacaattttcattttttcctGAATGACGCTTAAATTAAATGGAAGCTAGAGTGCTATTTTCACATATGAACGATCCAAAAAAAAGCATAGATTTGAAACAAAGAGAAGTTACAATTACCCGAGTCCCTGAAAGTAGTAGATTTGGATGTATTATAAGAAGGTTGTTGTCATGGTTTACATCACAATTTCCCTTTTTATCAAATTCACCAATAACTCTTATGGTGTCTCCCGGCTCAATCACACTGTAAAACCTGCAAAGGTAAAACATAATCAACAATTAGTTGTTCCCAGATACAATACTATCTTATTTTTCACTTTGCAATCAACAACTCTACCAATTGAGCTGTACTTCAAAAAGTGGTGGCTGATGCCTGAAGGCCATGATATTAAGTAATGGTGGCCTTTGTGGGCCTGTCTCGAGTTTACAAAGTGCAGAGAATATCAATAGTCATGTGATGAGGAAGTCAGTGTTCTAAAAGGATTATCAAGTAACGCATTCATGGTTAAAATGTGATCATTCAGGTAATTGCATAAAAAATTCAAGTTGCAACCTATCAAGTGTGTTAGTCAGCAACTAGTCTAAAGAATTGTATCTCCAGACAGATACTTGTTGGTAAACCTACAATGTAAAAATGTCACTCCTATAGTGGACATGATAAATCAAAGGAAAGTCAAAGGAACATAAACAAATGAAGGCCTAATCttatattaaaaatcatagccACAAAGAGGGGGAATCCGTATTCAATTATCTTATAAACTTAATGTCAGTATTATCTCGTAGACACATTAAGAACGCCCAAAAAGAGAAATAGACCAAATACTTACCATTCATCCCATAGATGTACAGACTGTTCCACCCCACTTTGTTCATTTAACACGCGGAGAACCTGAAATTAATTGAACACATTGTTACTATTTGACTTAAGTAGAAAACGGTTTGATCTCAAAACATTAAACTaccttcaatgaacattgaccaCCCACTAAAGTAGTAGCGCGCTGCTCAGTGACCTACCAAAAATAGATCCAAGCAAAGAACATTGAATTCATAAATGGCGGTTCCAACAGAAGCATAACGAAAATAGAAGTGGAGATTGCTTAAAGACCTACCTCCAAAACAAGAAAATAAGGATCAAAAAATCCTATACCAGCCTCCTTTTGTGCGTTTATTGCCACTCTATTTTCACAAGAATTCGCTTTTATGGGTTCCCCGTCACTGAGTATATTGCAAATACCAGGTGAAAGTAACTGTTGTCCATCCAAGGGGGACCCTTCAATTGAAATTGCATTCTCTACTTGATCAAGAAGTTCAAGCAAGTCCTGGAGAAAGAAGTACATAGATTAAATACGAGCTGGCCAAATTACATATTCCAAAAATTGTTATTGCTTCTTCTAAGCTCAAGCACATGTGACATTAAACATGATGAACCACAATAGAATCTATCCAAATAAGAAAAGAGATAATTCACCCTTTTATGTAGCCTTAGTCCAGTACATTCTCTTAGACCTTCATTATGAATAGCACTCTGAGTGGGCTGCACTAGAAATGATAACTATCATGAAGAATAAATCATGAACCACCAGCATAAACTCAAACATCGAGGAAAGCTTGTTACCTTATCATGACGATAAGACAATGAAGGTGGAGTTCTATAAGGGCTTTGAGTACTTGTAGAGCCTGTATTATGCAAAACAGGCATGCTGCCATTTTGGCTGTCCAAATAGATATCCTCACCGTGACTAGCCATTTTAAGGACAGCATCATTTGAATTAATATATGTTCTAGCTGCCTCCATTGTAGATGTGGAACAAACATCATGAACCTTTCCGCCCTGAAAACGCATAAGACTCTAAATACATTGAATAATATTTTACAGATGTAAATTAGGGTGTCaacaaaaccaatcaaaatTCTTACAGAATTATCAGACAATTGCTGAAAAGCCGAAGAGTTACGCCTTGAAGCATCAGCTAATGCTTTTACCACATCAGGAGCAAGCTTCGAAATTGCTTGTAAACGCTCGTTCACTGGCGTGATCCTCCATGTCACCTCTTCTCCTCCATCATCCTGACTTTGCTTTATTAACTAAATATAATCACCACcacaaattgattttaaaacCAACAACTTCATCGTATCCTTCTTAACGAATATCTGACACCACTTATTCCAGAATATGAACTTTAATATGCAAACTAAAACAAGGGTCATTCACAAACGGAACAGCAATCAaagttaatatataattttacacACTGATAATCTAGACTAAAACATCATAGTGCATTATACTCCTGAGTGACTAACAACATGAAATCCAAAAACAATCAATTTTGCTATTGTAAGCATCAAAAATAAATGATTACCATCCCAGGAGAGAATTTGGCACGTTTTCTAAGCTTGCATTTTGAGAATTCCGGCGAAACATCAACAACATCATCGGAATTAGTCAAATCAATCAACAAATTCTCAGGCGGAGTATTCTCAGATCCCAATTTCAATCTAAGTTTAGGGTTTTGATCACCAGCAGCAGAAACTAAGCCCACATTTACAGAAACCCCAATTTTCTCAGAAACTCCATTTTCAAACCCTTTTTTAGGGATTTGATCACCAAGAGCAGAAACTAAACCCATACATTCAGAAACCCTAATTTTCTCAGACTCTCCATTTTCAACTCTTTTTTTAGCGTTGTGATCACCAGAAGCAGAAAATAATCCCCCATTTTCAAAAATACTACTTTTCTCAAAACCATCATTTTCAACCCTTTTCAAATCCACcccatttttagggttttgaacaCAAGTCGATAAACCCCCTTTCTTAACAACTCCGTTTTCTGATTTAGACCCACTTTCAGATACTTCCAATTCTATAGGTTTCGAAATATGGGAATTTGAAGTACAAGAAtgtaatttagggttttgaatagAAGAAGTAGAAGCATTTTTGTTAGGGTTTTGAGAATGACGCTCAAAAAAATGTTGAATACCATACTTAGAAGATTGAGAGTTGTTTTGTGCGGATTTCTTAGATGATGAAGCGTTTAATTTCTTCCTTGGCGGCATATTTTTGCCCCTTTCTTTGAACAATCTGCAATGGCCTCCTCAGTATCAGTGATTCAATCTCACAACAGTGGAGACCTAAAGAGTAGTAGGGGAGCCGAAGAAATTGCGCGGGAAATTGCAGCCATTTTTATTTGAGTTATGGAGTATTCGCTTTCCCGCCCAAATCCCAAGACAAATGCTCCATGGCTTCAAGGCTTCAAGGCTCCAACAAACACCAAATATTTTTACCAagctcaaataaataaaatttcgtaggaggtgttcatttgggtcatGTGTTGATTTTAGATCAAGTGTTTTAAGTCGGTTTAAATCAAGTTTTATATGTAGGTTggttttatataattgtaaaattaattttcaagtcGGGTTCGATTACAAGATGAGGTAAATATTGGATCGTcaggtttgttttgaacacctctacccgACTTGATGAATAATCGATTTGATCATCTTAAGCCTGAAaatattgattgatttaatAACTATTAAGTCTactattatgaaaatatttagaGTAATTATCAAATGTTAGTTGTTGATTTGTTATAGAAGAAGTAGTATGTTGAAAAAGTGAATAATaatgaaaacataaaaaaaactatagaGTATAAAAGTATATGAAGTTATTTTGTGTGAATGATGAGTTAAGGTTGAGTATGAAACTAGTAAGAAAATAGAACTAGGTTTGACATCTCCATATTAAATGCAACCCATATAATTAGACTCGACTCAAACTCAACTTAAAAGCTCGCTAAACTTAATCCAAAGTCTAGCTCAACATTCACGCCCTAAAGTTGGACTAAACTCTAACCTTACGTGTAATCGTTTTAGACATGttactattatttataaaaactaCTAAAGTAAAAGCATATGGACAAATCCCTTTTATCCCATTTACCATTAAATGTAGTGAGTTTGGCTGttaatttataactttaaatcctaCGGATATGGATTTAAGTTTGGTACTAATAAATAAGTATGCGTAGAGTTTGAATCTAACCCAACCTTAACTAGAATCAATCTTAATGATTTTAGATTGACAAACtagttttaaatcataaaagaaaaaaactaaatacatacaacattattttagattttataaagcaaaaaatataacaaaataatatcaaaCGATAATTTAAATAACGACTATCTTTTCCAAACACACCATAAATTAACTTAACGGTTCACTATAAAGTTAATCAAGGTAaggatttttcatttttatttatttaattgttttaaaagtTAACCTCTCATCAAAATATTGAATTAATTCAACATTTTTGTGCCAATTTGTATTTAAAATGGTGCAATTAGATACTTTCAAGTCATGTATAGGGTCGCTCATGTGGCCATGTCTACCTATCAATTCGCATgctcaaaaaattaaatcatattttattgaaattgaaGTTTTCCAACCCTAATTGAAGACAATAGTTGTGCATACAATGACATACAAATATCAACATCCTATACATTCATCAAgctataaaacaaaaataaaggaaatagtttatttttatggtaatctttaagtttttgactttttcacATGATATacgaatatttttttaatctacgTGGCTATCTCGAGCTTTCAACTTTTCTATGTAGTAgacaaaatattaagttatttgttaaatttgatatttataagCCGTTAAGGCTGATCGAGTTTGTTTGATTCTATGAAAAGGTCATTATGAtggataataataacataaatttaaCAAATATCTTAATCATTTGTCTATTAATTAAAGAAGTTAGAAGCTTATGGCCACCAtgtgaaattaaaaaattgttcACCATGTAACACCCGGCCCTATCAGGCTGTTAGTGACTACCCATGAAGGTTGCGGACTAGCCCACAGACTAACACAAGTCATTTCAGGGTACTTTAGTCTCATTTATGCGCACTAGGGAAGACTTACTAGGATGTCATACATCTTAAGATTGTTCCCTGGCCACCAAGCACACTTAATTGTGGAGTTCTCAACAAATGAGTTCCCTTGAAAAGAAGATACACATTGTTGATATGGATAATCTATTAGTCGTTTTTAAAGCTCAACTTGGAGTATCACACTCActcccacttaagaatacaacctCCTCATTGCAccttaattttagggtttttttccCCGTTAGGTGCATGCACTGAAAATACTATCAGTTTCGGTCGTGAGGTTGCTTTGATATCACTTGTAACACTCTAGCCCCATCGGATCCATGCTGACAACTTTTCTTCAAAACCCTAGCAACATCATTTCGATCACCTCTGCACCTGAGTTGTGCATATGTTCCGTCTTCAAATAACAATCTTTTGGCTGAACATGCTTCATTATACACATATTGCACTGTCGTGTGACTTCGATCAACCGTGTACTTTAGAACCTTTAAGTTTAATCCGCAAAAAAGTATTGCGATCTGAACTCCTCAACTATAGCTCCGCTATCGGGTGATCACCCATAGCTACTAAGATtactaaattattaatttccCTACAAAGTCGTCAACTGGACcagatttttatttatatatatattaataagaaaaatggtACCCATATACATGTTGGGGGTGTTTGAAAAACGATAGTTGGTATGTAGTTGATTGGAGTAACTGGTTTGaacaaataatagtaaaaattatttggaCCATCTAATTTACCAACCACTAATAATATAAGATGATTTCACTATATATCCAACCCTTCAATtctatcaaaataaattatacttggttgaataaatcatcatcatcatcatcatccgaCCCAGTTgctcccgctcatagaaaactaaggacagggtctggggagggaaagacggcggcaactcatactcataaaggagagcgcgaccaaaggagtcccctggctcgaggaagataaagagacgtagaTACACGTGTAGGATAACTAAAAGACATATAAATAAAACGGAGAAcccactacaaaagaaaacacaGAACATAAAGAAGAAAACTAGAAAAGCAAGAGGTTAAAGACACAAAAGGGACACTcagaggacatcagtaatctaaggCGTGGATAAGGCGTCTCCAACTAtttctatccctagtcaggtccgcagagaggtgtaactcatgcaagtcaactcttatttgctcgtctcaagttctcctaggtcttcctcgactcctcttaccctctactataatgctttctaccctcctcacaggggcgtcgaaagtctttctctgcacatatccaaaccacctcaatttATTTTCGCGATTTTTTTCAGATacaggggctacccctagtttgttcCCGAACTCTTGGTTCCtgattcgatccatcaatgtgtgcccacacattcacctcagcatacgcacctctgtaacttccatcttatgtttgtaaatcttctttacaggccaacactCGGTCCCATACAGCAGAGCAGGTCGGATTGCCGCCCGGTAGAAtattccttttaacttgcttgagaatttcctatcacagagcactgcggtggctgctcgccacttgagccaacccgcctGTATACGGTGATTTACATtcccgtcaatctccccatccttttgtatgatcgatcccaaatacttgtacttggttgtaCTTTTAACAACAGTTTCATCTATagacacctctggttcacctacctGTGGTGGCCCGCTAAAATCGCAACACAAATACTCAATCTTCGTACGATTAATATGCAACCCTTTactctaaagcttccctccactcaatATCAAGTtaagaaacaaaatcaaaatgaaacaagttagtttatttttgttttataaagtGCCAAGAATCTTTGTGCCGACATTCATAagtaaaatttttttggttaCGTTATTGTttcattcttattttattttacatgaaatattgatagtattaagaaaaaaaaaacgtttattttatttattttgtttgttgtcAATCTCATGGGAAATATTGAAGATGACCTTGTTGTATTGAGTGGTCTAGAGACTAGAGATTGAAGTTTAGCTAAATACTCCTATGTCATTttgatttaaaatcaaaaagaaaataagattttttttttgaaaaaatagttATTTGGTAATAGATAAAaagaaagattgaattatttggatgaaatttaaaAAGAGCTTAAATATATGAATggaatataattaaaagaaagtgatggATCACTttctaaatataaaaatgatatcaaataaaaaataatttaaattaaaataatggtGAATGAGAAGCACAAACCgaaatattgtttttttatacCTAACTAACATCACTTGTCAATAATTACTATGCAACTTGGAAAACAAATTTCCTTGTGCAGTCTCTTCACAATTAGGTGGGTATCAAACGGGTCTACGTGTCACAAACAATTAgcattaattatgtaaaaattggatgaaaattaagaaaaatgagaaaaaaaaggtaaaaatattttatagaaaAGTGAGAGAAATATGTAAATGGGATAAAAATACAAGTTAAATATGCAAATGGTAAATTTGATGAtcacaaaatttaatatttgatgtaaaaattggaaataaatttgaaatatcTATTTAAGGGACTAATAGTTTGTAATTCTTATGAGTATGTAGTATTTATCGGGGTCATCATATTGATTTCAGATCAAGTAAAAATCGAGTCTAATTCAttgatttttttacaattacaaattcatttttaatatcACGTTAAAATCAGTTTGATTTTACAAGGTTGAATAAATAtcgaatttttctattttaaacacCTATATTCACCAATCCCTACTTTGATTGTCAACAATGTTGATTGTTGTGTTATTCTGTAATGTTAGATTTGTGTTATTCTCAACAATAAATGAGTTGAAAGATATGTGATTCAAGCCCATTTGTAAAAATGGTCTACTAACTACTTATTTAGGAGTTAAAATAACATGTGTAATAAATAAATGACCCTAACctattaattcaattaaaaatttaagttaatacAATACAATATTTCACTTAAAATAATAGGTTAATGAAATTCAAACTCACACATTTTTATCACGTTGACTTCTAATACCATATCAAAAAACCAAAGATAAAAACTTAACCTAATAGTTGAAatgatatatgttatatactctgatAACCCTTTTCCTATGATATTCCCATTTACCACCTCTAGTTCATATATTTGGatagtaattatatatattatcttactttttgtttttatgtagGAGTATATAGTTAAATAAGAATTTGTTCAATTAgtcacaaaatatatttttgtaatattaattttcataattttaaattatacaagattaaaatattaaaaatcaaaataataattggatgaaaaaaaaaattgtatttcgAATGCAAGAAAAATATCCAAGTGAGAGAAGACAAAAAACAATTGTAAAAATAGTATACCTAGAACAAGAGAAATGGTGATATGGGGTAGAAAATTATACtcgataataagaataaaaattgttggcattataaaCGATTATATATTTAGAACCATTGATAATGTTGACGATTAAAAAGTGTCAAAATACAAAGCAACATGTAAGTTAAGTACACcatatttaaaaattgaaaaaattatcgtgaacaacacaattttttgttaatttttctataattatatctacttttgattaaccatgatcaataacactaattaaaaagaattttttcttagaataatacca
The Amaranthus tricolor cultivar Red isolate AtriRed21 chromosome 11, ASM2621246v1, whole genome shotgun sequence DNA segment above includes these coding regions:
- the LOC130827942 gene encoding DNA replication ATP-dependent helicase/nuclease JHS1; the encoded protein is MPPRKKLNASSSKKSAQNNSQSSKYGIQHFFERHSQNPNKNASTSSIQNPKLHSCTSNSHISKPIELEVSESGSKSENGVVKKGGLSTCVQNPKNGVDLKRVENDGFEKSSIFENGGLFSASGDHNAKKRVENGESEKIRVSECMGLVSALGDQIPKKGFENGVSEKIGVSVNVGLVSAAGDQNPKLRLKLGSENTPPENLLIDLTNSDDVVDVSPEFSKCKLRKRAKFSPGMLIKQSQDDGGEEVTWRITPVNERLQAISKLAPDVVKALADASRRNSSAFQQLSDNSGGKVHDVCSTSTMEAARTYINSNDAVLKMASHGEDIYLDSQNGSMPVLHNTGSTSTQSPYRTPPSLSYRHDKPTQSAIHNEGLRECTGLRLHKRDLLELLDQVENAISIEGSPLDGQQLLSPGICNILSDGEPIKANSCENRVAINAQKEAGIGFFDPYFLVLEVTEQRATTLVGGQCSLKVLRVLNEQSGVEQSVHLWDEWFYSVIEPGDTIRVIGEFDKKGNCDVNHDNNLLIIHPNLLLSGTRIAGSFSCPRRAVLDERLKCGEYATAALTGTLLHQIFQAGLLMENPTIELLEEFSKLTVQKNIETLYACGVQEFDMRETLNNAIPRLCNWILHFRDSQNSDAPTVDFGPNGGLVRVTICEVVDIEEMAWAPKYGLKGIIDASLRVKMHSNHKEANEVIMPLEFKTGKATSGQSFTEHSAQLILYTLLLSERYMLKIDSGLLYYLSTDQTLGTSVQRSDLIGLIMRRNELAHSIIKALSVQQLPPMLQSSNMCKGCRHLNACAIHHKVHGGSAENSGLGDLFESLTDHLTAAHKVFFKQWERLIDLEAKELQLPKHVRKKSYNSKNESISSCLTSLVLDASEELHIRTYAKDERFVYRFVHKDSPFPNQKVHNPDSESAANDLHSSLRSGDRVILSTESNNLAVASGVITHISRSHVAVSFSKRLRLPRSTQSSMSQDLFQEIWRIEKDELATAFATMRFNLVQLFLQSAQSDRLRKLIVDAEAPRFDGGSILSQDPAISYIWSEKNLNADQRRAIIKILTAKDYALILGMPGTGKTSTLVYAIKALLMRGASVLLTSYTNSAVDNLLIKLKIQGIDFLRIGRCEAVHKEIQGHCLSDMDIHSVEEIKLKLDQVRVVAVTCLGITSPLLVNKKFDVCIIDEAGQTSLPVSLGPLMFSSKFVLVGDHYQLPPLVTSAEARESGMSVSLFRRLSEGFPQAISALQSQYRMCAGIMKLSNALIYGEKLRCGSEDVENAKIKLSNKRSLPSWLMEVLDADKPVIFINTDILPAFETRDKKIVTNPIEAYIVAEITEALVNHGVEKRDIGIITPYNSQATLIQHVLNMDAVEVHTIDKYQGRDKDCIILSFVRSAQKPSNCTSSLLDDWHRINVALTRAKKKLIMLGSCKTLSRVPLLKLLIEKVEDQSGIFCITRKDFEPKMELKRCSQNR